The Bacteroidota bacterium genome contains a region encoding:
- a CDS encoding ABC transporter permease: protein MNFLETLRIALDSLLRQKTRALLTMLGIIIGVGAVISMVAVGQGAQSAVESQIASLGTNVLIIFPGSSMQGGVRGGAGTRSSLTLGDVEAIREQCPSVALVSPNTRTGRQLVAGNLNWGSSIQGGSPAFFQIRDWQLASGEFFTEQDERGATKVCVLGQTVVQNLFPGQDAVGQIIRIGNMPFIVTGTLMPKGQNTWGQDQDDIVIAPFSTVQKKIQGIDHVSSILVSAVSKEMIPTAQQEVTTLLRARHKIQPWDEDDFTIRNQSEIANAATATSSIMTMLLGSIASVSLIVGGIGIMNIMLVSVTERTREIGIRMSIGARRRDILQQFLTEAMMLSIAGGLVGIGLGLASSNLISKFAGWPIFVSPDAVGLAFLFSAFVGIFFGYYPARKAAQLSPIDALRYE from the coding sequence ATGAATTTTCTTGAAACACTGCGCATCGCGCTCGATTCATTGTTGCGGCAAAAAACACGCGCATTGCTGACAATGTTAGGGATCATCATTGGCGTGGGCGCGGTGATTTCCATGGTTGCGGTAGGGCAAGGAGCACAATCGGCTGTTGAGTCGCAGATTGCCAGTCTCGGAACGAACGTGCTGATCATCTTTCCGGGCTCTTCAATGCAAGGTGGAGTTCGCGGCGGTGCCGGTACGCGTTCGTCTCTTACGCTGGGAGATGTTGAGGCGATTCGCGAACAATGTCCGTCAGTCGCACTTGTCAGCCCGAATACGAGAACAGGCAGGCAGTTGGTTGCCGGCAACCTGAACTGGGGCTCATCCATTCAGGGAGGCTCGCCCGCATTCTTTCAAATTCGTGACTGGCAGCTTGCCAGCGGTGAGTTTTTTACCGAGCAGGACGAACGCGGGGCAACGAAGGTCTGTGTGTTGGGGCAAACCGTTGTGCAGAACCTGTTCCCCGGCCAGGATGCGGTCGGGCAGATTATCCGGATAGGCAACATGCCTTTCATTGTCACCGGTACGCTGATGCCGAAGGGCCAGAACACGTGGGGGCAGGATCAGGATGATATTGTGATTGCCCCATTCTCCACCGTGCAGAAGAAGATTCAGGGAATCGATCATGTGAGCAGCATCCTCGTCTCGGCTGTGTCAAAAGAAATGATTCCAACGGCGCAACAGGAGGTTACGACCCTTCTGCGGGCCCGTCACAAAATCCAACCGTGGGACGAGGACGACTTCACTATACGCAATCAATCCGAAATTGCAAATGCGGCAACCGCCACCTCGAGCATTATGACGATGTTGTTGGGAAGTATTGCGTCGGTATCTCTTATTGTCGGCGGAATCGGCATCATGAATATCATGCTTGTCTCCGTAACAGAACGGACGCGGGAAATCGGCATTCGCATGTCCATCGGAGCCCGGCGACGCGATATTCTCCAGCAATTTCTTACCGAAGCAATGATGTTGAGTATTGCCGGCGGGCTTGTCGGTATCGGGCTCGGTCTTGCAAGCTCGAATCTGATTTCGAAATTTGCCGGCTGGCCGATCTTTGTCTCGCCTGATGCAGTCGGCCTCGCATTTCTCTTCTCGGCATTTGTCGGGATCTTCTTCGGCTAC
- a CDS encoding efflux RND transporter periplasmic adaptor subunit, whose protein sequence is MKKWLWIVIGAVILLGGGFLWLTNGDKDKITYRTAKIDRGDVTVTISATGTVNADTTVQVGSQVSGRIARLYADFNSEVKRGDLLAQLDPTFLQAAMNQAKAGVTRARASLNQAERDHHRIQDLFGKNLVSQADMDAAITNLESARANLEQANAGLEGADVNLKYATIRSPISGIVISRNVDVGQTVAASLSAPTLFEIANDLRKMQVRASIDEADIGNVKKGLDVTFRVDAYPRDEFHGTVREIRLAPVISQNVVTYNVIIDVENPDLKLMPGMTATLTIVVATRESVLRAPIQATRFSPPNAEELLDSMRARRMAQMNAQSDTARPGRWQQEGSGGREGRRGPGSRGAGRSVVWVLEGGSPQPRMIGAGLQDGRFVELARTELNEGDEIIIGMFNPSAEVSQSVQNPFAPSMPGGGRRRGM, encoded by the coding sequence ATGAAGAAGTGGTTGTGGATTGTTATTGGTGCCGTCATTCTTCTCGGCGGCGGTTTCCTGTGGTTGACCAACGGAGATAAAGATAAGATTACCTATCGAACCGCAAAAATCGACAGGGGCGATGTTACTGTGACCATCAGCGCAACGGGAACAGTCAACGCCGACACGACGGTTCAGGTTGGCTCGCAGGTTTCCGGCCGGATCGCGAGACTGTATGCAGATTTCAATTCAGAGGTAAAGAGGGGCGATTTGCTGGCGCAACTGGATCCCACATTTCTTCAAGCAGCGATGAATCAGGCAAAGGCCGGCGTCACGCGAGCCCGTGCCTCATTGAATCAGGCGGAGCGGGACCATCATCGTATTCAGGATCTCTTCGGCAAGAATCTCGTCTCGCAAGCGGATATGGATGCCGCAATCACGAATCTCGAATCGGCCCGCGCCAACCTTGAACAGGCCAATGCAGGTCTCGAGGGCGCCGACGTCAATCTGAAGTACGCCACAATCCGGTCTCCGATCAGCGGCATTGTTATTTCCCGCAATGTCGATGTCGGTCAAACAGTCGCAGCAAGTCTTTCTGCACCGACATTGTTTGAGATTGCAAACGATCTCCGCAAAATGCAAGTCCGGGCAAGCATAGACGAAGCGGATATCGGCAACGTGAAGAAAGGACTGGATGTCACGTTTCGTGTAGATGCATATCCGAGGGATGAATTTCACGGCACGGTCAGGGAAATCAGGCTCGCCCCTGTCATCTCTCAGAATGTTGTCACCTATAACGTGATTATAGATGTCGAGAACCCCGATCTCAAGCTTATGCCCGGCATGACGGCAACGCTGACTATTGTCGTCGCGACACGGGAGAGCGTGTTGCGTGCTCCGATTCAGGCAACACGGTTTTCTCCCCCGAACGCTGAAGAACTGTTGGATAGCATGAGGGCACGACGAATGGCGCAAATGAACGCCCAATCTGATACGGCCCGGCCCGGACGATGGCAGCAGGAAGGCAGTGGCGGCCGTGAGGGAAGGCGCGGTCCCGGCAGCAGAGGGGCAGGAAGGTCAGTCGTCTGGGTGTTGGAAGGAGGGAGCCCCCAACCTCGCATGATCGGTGCCGGGCTTCAAGACGGACGTTTCGTCGAGCTTGCACGCACAGAACTGAACGAAGGGGATGAGATTATTATCGGAATGTTCAATCCCTCTGCTGAAGTTTCGCAATCCGTACAGAATCCCTTTGCGCCGAGCATGCCCGGCGGTGGCCGCAGGAGAGGGATGTGA